From the Kitasatospora viridis genome, one window contains:
- a CDS encoding 2-hydroxyacid dehydrogenase — MIAAPAPVVLTPYSAEQLPGLPADGLELHTFDGERTDGRPGPPPAELLARVELLVTPYLKTGTVLPLLDRMPRLRAVQTQTAGVDDIAPHVPVGVTLSNARGVHDASTAELALALTLAALRDLPAFVRGQDAEDWRAGFYPALADKNVLIVGYGSVGAAIEARLLPFEVTVERVARTARTGPSGPVHALADLPALLPRADVVILVVPLTEQTRGLVDAGFLAAMKDGALLVNVARGPVVRTEALVAELTTGRLRAALDVTDPEPLPAGHPLWHAPGVLITPHVGGSSSAFLPRAQRLVAEQLARFAKGEPLAHVVN; from the coding sequence ATGATCGCCGCACCCGCCCCCGTGGTCCTCACGCCCTACTCCGCCGAGCAGCTCCCCGGCCTGCCCGCCGACGGGCTCGAACTGCACACCTTCGACGGCGAGCGCACCGACGGCCGCCCCGGACCGCCGCCCGCCGAGCTGCTCGCCCGGGTCGAGCTGCTGGTCACCCCCTACCTCAAGACCGGCACCGTGCTCCCGCTGCTCGACCGGATGCCCCGGCTGCGCGCCGTGCAGACCCAGACCGCAGGGGTGGACGACATCGCCCCGCACGTGCCCGTCGGCGTCACCCTGAGCAACGCGCGCGGCGTGCACGACGCCAGCACCGCCGAGCTCGCCCTCGCGCTCACCCTCGCCGCGCTGCGCGACCTGCCCGCCTTCGTCCGCGGCCAGGACGCCGAGGACTGGCGGGCCGGCTTCTACCCCGCGCTCGCCGACAAGAACGTGCTGATCGTCGGCTACGGCTCGGTCGGCGCTGCGATCGAGGCCCGGCTGCTGCCCTTCGAGGTCACCGTCGAGCGGGTCGCCCGCACCGCCAGGACCGGCCCGAGCGGCCCCGTGCACGCGCTCGCCGACCTGCCCGCGCTGCTGCCCCGGGCCGACGTGGTGATCCTGGTCGTGCCGCTCACCGAGCAGACCCGGGGCCTGGTGGACGCCGGCTTCCTGGCCGCGATGAAGGACGGCGCGCTGCTGGTCAACGTCGCCCGCGGACCGGTCGTGCGCACCGAGGCGCTGGTGGCCGAGCTGACGACCGGTCGGCTGCGCGCCGCCCTGGACGTCACCGACCCCGAGCCGCTGCCCGCCGGCCACCCGCTCTGGCACGCGCCCGGAGTGCTGATCACCCCGCACGTGGGCGGCAGCTCCTCGGCCTTCCTGCCCCGGGCGCAGCGGCTGGTCGCCGAGCAGCTGGCCCGGTTCGCCAAGGGGGAGCCGCTGGCCCACGTGGTCAACTGA